The Mycolicibacterium hassiacum DSM 44199 genome includes a window with the following:
- the thrC gene encoding threonine synthase, translating to MSTAPARGNVHQPWPGLIAAYRDRLPIQDDWTPITLREGGTPLVPAPRLSEYTGCTVHLKVEGLNPTGSFKDRGMTVAVTEAVARGQRAVLCASTGNTSASAAAYAARAGITCAVLVPQGKIAMGKLAQAVMHGAKILQIDGNFDDCLELARKLTTDYPTISLVNSVNPYRIEGQKTAAFEIVDALGTAPDVHSLPVGNAGNITAYWKGYREYHRDGLTDKLPRMLGTQAAGAAPLVHGEPVKNPETIATAIRIGAPASRATAVEAQEQSGGRFLAATDEEILSAYHLVASTEGVFVEPASAASIAGLLKSIEDGWVPKGSTVVCTVTGNGLKDPDTALRDMPPVTPVPVDAGAVVAALGLD from the coding sequence ATGAGTACCGCCCCGGCGCGCGGAAATGTCCACCAGCCCTGGCCCGGGCTGATCGCCGCCTACCGCGATCGGCTCCCGATCCAGGACGACTGGACGCCGATCACCCTGCGGGAGGGTGGAACCCCGCTGGTGCCGGCCCCGCGGTTGAGCGAATACACAGGCTGCACAGTGCATCTGAAGGTGGAGGGGCTCAACCCCACCGGCTCGTTCAAGGACCGCGGCATGACCGTGGCGGTCACCGAGGCGGTGGCTCGCGGGCAGCGGGCCGTGCTGTGCGCCTCCACCGGCAACACCTCCGCGTCGGCGGCCGCCTACGCGGCGCGGGCCGGCATCACCTGCGCGGTGCTGGTTCCCCAGGGCAAGATCGCGATGGGCAAGCTCGCCCAGGCGGTCATGCACGGCGCGAAGATCCTGCAGATCGACGGCAACTTCGACGACTGCCTGGAGCTGGCCCGCAAGCTGACCACCGACTACCCGACCATCTCGCTGGTCAATTCGGTCAACCCGTACCGCATCGAGGGCCAGAAGACCGCGGCGTTCGAGATCGTCGACGCCCTGGGCACCGCGCCCGACGTGCACTCGCTGCCGGTCGGCAACGCCGGCAACATCACCGCCTACTGGAAGGGCTACCGGGAGTACCACCGCGACGGTCTGACCGACAAGCTGCCGCGGATGCTGGGCACCCAGGCCGCCGGTGCGGCCCCGCTGGTGCACGGCGAGCCGGTGAAGAACCCGGAGACCATCGCCACCGCGATCCGCATCGGTGCGCCGGCGTCCCGGGCCACCGCGGTCGAGGCACAGGAGCAGTCGGGTGGCCGGTTCCTGGCGGCCACCGACGAGGAGATCCTGTCGGCCTACCACCTGGTCGCCAGCACCGAGGGCGTGTTCGTCGAACCGGCCTCGGCAGCCAGCATCGCCGGGCTGCTCAAGTCGATCGAAGACGGTTGGGTACCAAAGGGATCCACCGTGGTGTGCACGGTGACCGGCAACGGTCTGAAGGATCCCGACACCGCACTCCGCGACATGCCGCCGGTGACCCCGGTGCCGGTCGACGCGGGCGCGGTGGTGGCCGCGCTGGGGTTGGACTGA
- the rpmE gene encoding 50S ribosomal protein L31 codes for MKTGIHPEYVPTTVICGCGNTFTTRSTKKSGQIHVEVCSQCHPFYTGKQKILDSGGRVARFEKRYGKRKVGGTKTADK; via the coding sequence ATGAAGACGGGTATTCACCCTGAGTACGTCCCGACCACGGTGATCTGCGGCTGCGGGAACACCTTCACCACCCGCAGCACCAAGAAGAGCGGGCAGATCCACGTCGAGGTCTGCTCGCAGTGCCATCCGTTCTACACCGGCAAGCAGAAGATCCTCGACAGCGGCGGCCGGGTCGCTCGGTTCGAGAAGCGTTACGGCAAGCGCAAGGTCGGTGGCACCAAGACCGCCGACAAATAG
- the thrB gene encoding homoserine kinase — protein MVRTLPVGLTASSTVAASSANLGPGFDCLGLALSLYDEIVVETTESGLVVEVEGEGAGEVPLDSTHLVVRAIEHGLQTAGLAVPGLKVRCRNDIPHARGLGSSAAAVVGGLAAVNGLVGQVSSPPFSHSELIQLASEFEGHPDNASAAVLGGAVVSWSEHDPVLPRYSAIQLRLHPDIHLFPAIPQERSSTAATRGLLPETVRHVDARFNISRAALLVVALTERPDLLMEATEDVLHQSQRAPAMPRSAEFLELLRRYGIAAVLSGAGPTVIALTTAPELPVEALEYGAANGFTVSETAVGQGVRWTSGVAVAS, from the coding sequence GTGGTGCGGACGCTGCCGGTGGGGCTCACCGCCAGTTCGACGGTCGCCGCATCGAGCGCGAACCTGGGTCCGGGATTCGACTGCCTCGGCCTGGCTCTCAGCCTGTACGACGAAATCGTCGTCGAGACAACGGAGTCCGGCCTCGTTGTGGAGGTCGAAGGAGAGGGTGCCGGTGAGGTCCCCCTGGACTCCACCCATTTGGTGGTCCGTGCGATCGAACACGGTCTGCAGACCGCCGGTCTGGCGGTGCCCGGGCTGAAGGTGCGGTGCCGCAACGATATCCCTCACGCGCGCGGGCTGGGATCCTCGGCGGCCGCCGTGGTCGGTGGCCTTGCTGCGGTCAACGGCCTTGTCGGACAAGTGAGTTCGCCACCGTTTTCGCATTCCGAGTTGATCCAGTTGGCCAGCGAGTTCGAAGGGCATCCGGACAACGCCTCGGCGGCGGTGCTCGGCGGGGCCGTGGTGTCGTGGAGCGAGCACGACCCGGTGCTGCCGCGGTACAGCGCGATCCAGTTGCGTCTGCACCCCGACATTCATCTGTTTCCCGCCATCCCCCAGGAGCGGTCGTCGACCGCGGCGACCAGGGGCCTGCTGCCGGAGACGGTCCGGCACGTCGACGCCCGGTTCAACATCAGCCGCGCCGCGCTGCTGGTGGTGGCCCTCACCGAACGGCCGGACCTGCTGATGGAGGCCACCGAGGACGTCCTGCATCAGTCGCAGCGGGCGCCGGCGATGCCGCGCTCGGCGGAATTTCTCGAGCTGCTGCGACGTTATGGAATTGCGGCGGTGCTGTCGGGCGCCGGTCCCACGGTCATCGCTCTCACGACCGCACCGGAATTGCCGGTGGAGGCTTTGGAGTACGGTGCCGCGAACGGTTTCACCGTCAGTGAGACGGCGGTCGGCCAGGGTGTCCGATGGACATCCGGGGTGGCGGTCGCGAGCTGA
- the rho gene encoding transcription termination factor Rho: protein MTETDLITAQGSDNNQLSIPVDQKNSTSAAAVSETTPAADGATDARATRTRSGRGSGALTAMVLPELRALAKEIGVEGASGMRKSELIAAIREARAASNGKSRQNGDTKTGDAGTDTKADATDAAVKDAKGGDDVTATTNQPEKAAADAADTKGGATETPAAEQPRRARRAAREPGAPAGQADAGADAKADVKKADAKDDVKADVKDEAKTEGSAQTGTDAPATDTKADEKTGDEKTGAPETKPEADAGDQDGQGRAEDEGEGRQGRRGRRFRDRRRRERGGGDGEAELREDDVLQPVAGILDVLDNYAFVRTSGYLPGPNDVYVSMNMVRKYGLRRGDAITGAVRVPREGEQPNQRQKFNPLVRIDSVNGGPVEAAKNRPEFSKLTPLYPNQRLRLETTPDKLTTRVIDLIMPIGKGQRALIVSPPKAGKTTVLQDIANAITTNNPECHLMVVLVDERPEEVTDMQRSVKGEVISSTFDRPPSDHTTVAELAIERAKRLVEQGKDVVVLLDSITRLGRAYNNASPASGRILSGGVDSTALYPPKRFLGAARNIEEGGSLTIIATAMVETGSTGDTVIFEEFKGTGNAELKLDRKIAERRVFPAVDVGPSGTRKDELLMSPDEFAVVHKLRRLLSGLDSHQAIDLLLNQLRKTKNNFEFLMQVSKTAPGSMDVD, encoded by the coding sequence GTGACCGAAACGGACCTGATCACAGCCCAGGGCAGTGACAACAATCAGCTGTCCATCCCGGTGGATCAGAAGAATTCGACGTCCGCTGCGGCTGTGTCCGAGACCACTCCCGCCGCAGACGGTGCCACCGACGCGCGCGCCACCCGGACCAGGTCCGGCCGCGGCAGCGGCGCGTTGACCGCGATGGTGCTGCCCGAGCTGCGCGCACTGGCCAAGGAGATCGGTGTCGAGGGCGCGTCCGGGATGCGCAAGAGCGAGTTGATCGCCGCGATCCGTGAGGCCCGCGCCGCGTCCAACGGCAAGAGCCGCCAGAACGGGGACACCAAGACCGGCGACGCCGGTACCGATACCAAGGCGGACGCGACCGATGCGGCCGTCAAAGATGCGAAGGGCGGCGACGATGTGACCGCTACCACAAATCAGCCGGAGAAGGCTGCTGCCGACGCTGCCGACACCAAGGGCGGCGCTACCGAAACCCCCGCGGCCGAGCAGCCGCGACGCGCGCGCAGGGCGGCCCGGGAGCCCGGTGCTCCGGCCGGGCAGGCCGACGCCGGGGCCGACGCGAAGGCCGACGTGAAGAAGGCCGACGCGAAGGACGACGTGAAGGCCGACGTGAAGGACGAGGCGAAGACCGAGGGTTCGGCCCAGACCGGGACCGACGCACCGGCCACCGACACCAAGGCCGACGAGAAGACCGGCGACGAGAAGACCGGCGCACCGGAGACCAAGCCCGAGGCCGACGCCGGCGACCAGGACGGCCAGGGCCGCGCCGAGGACGAGGGCGAGGGCCGCCAGGGACGTCGTGGCCGCCGGTTCCGTGACCGGCGCCGCCGGGAACGCGGTGGCGGTGACGGTGAGGCCGAGCTGCGCGAGGACGACGTGCTGCAGCCGGTCGCCGGCATCCTCGACGTGCTCGACAACTACGCGTTCGTCCGGACCTCCGGCTATCTGCCGGGGCCGAACGACGTGTACGTGTCGATGAACATGGTGCGCAAGTACGGCCTGCGCCGCGGCGATGCGATCACCGGCGCGGTGCGGGTGCCGCGGGAGGGCGAGCAGCCCAATCAGCGGCAGAAGTTCAACCCGCTGGTGCGCATCGACAGCGTCAACGGCGGCCCGGTCGAGGCGGCCAAGAACCGGCCGGAGTTCAGCAAGCTGACCCCGCTGTACCCGAATCAGCGGCTGCGGCTGGAGACCACGCCGGACAAGCTCACCACCCGGGTGATCGACCTGATCATGCCGATCGGCAAGGGGCAGCGCGCGCTGATCGTGTCGCCGCCCAAGGCCGGTAAGACCACCGTCCTGCAGGACATCGCCAACGCGATCACGACCAACAACCCGGAATGCCACCTGATGGTGGTGCTCGTCGACGAGCGTCCGGAGGAGGTCACCGACATGCAGCGGTCGGTCAAGGGCGAGGTCATCTCCTCGACCTTCGACCGCCCGCCGTCCGACCACACCACCGTCGCCGAGCTGGCCATCGAGCGGGCCAAGCGGCTGGTGGAGCAGGGCAAGGACGTGGTCGTGCTGCTCGACTCGATCACCCGACTGGGCCGGGCGTACAACAACGCCTCGCCGGCGTCGGGCCGGATCCTGTCCGGCGGTGTGGACTCCACCGCGCTGTACCCGCCGAAGCGGTTCCTCGGCGCGGCCCGCAACATCGAGGAGGGCGGTTCGCTGACCATCATCGCCACCGCGATGGTCGAGACCGGCTCCACCGGTGACACCGTGATCTTCGAGGAGTTCAAGGGCACCGGTAACGCCGAGCTCAAGCTCGATCGCAAGATCGCCGAGCGGCGGGTGTTCCCGGCCGTCGACGTCGGCCCGTCCGGCACCCGCAAGGACGAGCTGCTGATGTCGCCCGACGAGTTCGCGGTCGTGCACAAGCTGCGCCGCCTGCTGAGCGGCCTGGACAGCCACCAGGCGATCGACCTGCTGCTCAACCAGCTGCGCAAGACCAAGAACAACTTCGAGTTCCTGATGCAGGTCTCCAAGACCGCACCGGGCTCGATGGACGTCGACTGA
- the prfA gene encoding peptide chain release factor 1 — protein MTDNAPALGAVLAEHADLERQLSDPNLHSDAARARKVGRRFAQLSPIVTTYRKLEATRGDLEAARELAADDDSFAAEVTELTAKVAELEEQLADLLAPRDPHDPDDIVLEVKSGEGGEESALFAADLARMYIRYAERRGWAVTVLDETFSDLGGYKEATLSIRSKGDSADGVWARLKFEGGVHRVQRVPVTESQGRIHTSAAGVLVYPEPEEVEQVQIDENDLRIDVFRSSGKGGQGVNTTDSAVRITHLPTGIVVTCQNERSQLQNKIRAMQVLAARLQALAEEQAAAEASADRASQIRTVDRSERIRTYNFPENRITDHRINYKAHNLDQVLDGDLDALLDALAAADRQARLQQA, from the coding sequence ATGACGGACAACGCGCCTGCCCTCGGGGCGGTGCTGGCCGAGCATGCCGACCTCGAACGCCAGCTGTCCGACCCGAACCTGCACAGCGACGCCGCCCGCGCCCGCAAGGTGGGCCGGCGGTTCGCGCAGCTGTCGCCGATCGTCACGACGTACCGCAAGCTCGAAGCCACCCGCGGTGATCTCGAGGCGGCCCGGGAACTGGCCGCCGACGACGATTCGTTCGCCGCCGAAGTCACCGAGCTGACCGCCAAGGTCGCCGAACTCGAGGAGCAGCTGGCCGACCTGCTGGCGCCCCGCGATCCGCACGATCCCGACGACATCGTGCTCGAGGTGAAGTCGGGGGAGGGCGGTGAGGAGTCGGCGCTGTTCGCCGCCGACCTGGCCCGCATGTACATCCGCTACGCCGAGCGGCGCGGCTGGGCGGTCACGGTGCTCGACGAGACCTTCTCCGATCTCGGCGGCTACAAGGAAGCCACGCTGTCGATCCGCAGCAAGGGCGACTCCGCCGACGGCGTGTGGGCCCGGCTGAAATTCGAAGGCGGTGTGCACCGTGTGCAGCGGGTGCCGGTGACCGAGTCGCAGGGCCGGATCCACACCTCGGCGGCGGGCGTGCTGGTCTACCCGGAGCCCGAAGAGGTCGAGCAGGTACAGATCGACGAGAACGACCTGCGCATCGACGTTTTCCGGTCCTCCGGCAAGGGCGGCCAGGGAGTGAACACCACCGACTCCGCGGTGCGCATCACCCATCTGCCCACCGGCATCGTGGTCACCTGCCAGAACGAGCGCAGCCAGCTGCAGAACAAGATCCGTGCCATGCAGGTGCTGGCCGCACGCCTGCAGGCCCTGGCCGAGGAACAGGCCGCGGCCGAGGCATCGGCCGACCGGGCCAGCCAGATCCGCACCGTGGACCGCAGCGAGCGCATCCGCACCTACAACTTCCCGGAGAACCGGATCACCGACCACCGGATCAACTACAAGGCGCACAACCTCGACCAGGTGCTCGACGGCGATCTGGATGCGCTGCTCGACGCCCTGGCCGCCGCCGACCGGCAGGCACGACTCCAACAGGCATGA
- a CDS encoding glycosyltransferase family 4 protein, producing the protein MLSAAEETVLALNERGAGVPLRELALVGLTAAIITYFATGWVRVLARRLGAVAYPRERDVHVHPTPRMGGLAMYLGVVAAVLLASQLPALTRGFVYSTGMPAVVVAGGLIMVVGLIDDRWGLDALTKFAGQITAASVLVTMGVAWSVLYIPIGGVGTIVLDQVSSILLTLALTVAIVNAMNFVDGLDGLAAGLGLITASAICIFSIGLLRDHGGDVLFYPPAVISVVLAGACLGFLPHNFHPAKIFMGDSGSMLIGLMLAAASTTAAGPISQTAYGVRDVFALLSPFLLVVAVVFVPALDMLLAIVRRTRAGRSPFSPDKMHLHHRLLQIGHSHRRVVLLIYLWVGIVALGAASTVFFDPRYTGAVMLVAILVAVVVTLIPLLRPDDRRAEQAYDGG; encoded by the coding sequence ATGCTCAGCGCGGCGGAGGAGACGGTGCTGGCGCTCAACGAGCGTGGTGCCGGCGTGCCGCTGCGCGAACTCGCGCTGGTCGGGCTCACCGCCGCGATCATCACCTACTTCGCGACCGGGTGGGTGCGGGTGCTGGCCCGCCGTCTCGGTGCGGTGGCCTACCCGCGGGAACGCGACGTGCACGTGCACCCCACTCCGCGGATGGGTGGGCTGGCGATGTATCTGGGCGTGGTGGCCGCGGTGCTGCTGGCCTCCCAGTTGCCAGCGCTGACAAGGGGTTTCGTGTACTCCACCGGGATGCCCGCGGTGGTGGTCGCGGGTGGGCTGATCATGGTGGTCGGCCTCATCGACGACCGCTGGGGTCTCGACGCGCTGACCAAGTTCGCCGGCCAGATCACCGCGGCGAGCGTGCTGGTCACCATGGGGGTGGCCTGGAGCGTGCTGTACATCCCGATCGGCGGGGTGGGCACCATCGTGCTCGATCAGGTGTCGTCGATCCTGCTCACGCTCGCGCTGACGGTGGCCATCGTCAACGCGATGAACTTCGTCGACGGCCTCGACGGGCTCGCCGCCGGGCTCGGCCTGATCACGGCGTCGGCCATCTGCATCTTCTCCATCGGGCTGCTGCGCGACCACGGCGGTGATGTGCTGTTCTACCCGCCCGCCGTCATCTCGGTGGTGCTGGCCGGCGCCTGCCTGGGCTTTCTGCCGCACAACTTCCACCCGGCCAAGATCTTCATGGGGGACTCCGGCTCCATGCTGATCGGGCTGATGCTCGCCGCCGCGTCGACGACCGCGGCCGGGCCCATCTCCCAGACGGCCTACGGGGTGCGCGACGTGTTCGCGCTGCTGTCCCCGTTCCTGCTCGTGGTGGCGGTGGTGTTCGTGCCGGCGCTGGACATGCTGCTGGCGATCGTGCGCCGGACCCGCGCCGGACGCAGCCCGTTCAGCCCGGACAAGATGCACCTGCACCACCGGCTGCTGCAGATCGGGCATTCGCATCGCCGGGTGGTGCTGCTGATCTACTTGTGGGTGGGCATCGTCGCGCTGGGCGCGGCCAGCACGGTCTTCTTCGACCCGCGCTACACCGGGGCGGTCATGTTGGTCGCCATTCTGGTCGCCGTCGTGGTCACCCTGATCCCGTTGCTGCGACCCGACGATCGGCGCGCCGAACAGGCATACGACGGTGGGTAG
- a CDS encoding L-threonylcarbamoyladenylate synthase, with product MTEVYDCTDEQSRAAGIAAAISAVKGGRLVVLPTDTVYGIGADAFNREAVAALLEAKGRGRDMPVPVLVGSWHTIEGLVFSVPPAARELIRAFWPGALSLVVRQAPSLQWDLGDAYGTVMLRMPLHPVAIEVLRAVGPMAVSSANISGQPAAVTAEQARAQLGDRVAVYLDAGPSDRQAASTIVDLTGAHPRVLREGPVTVEAIAEVLGVEPPTLTG from the coding sequence GTGACCGAGGTTTACGACTGCACCGACGAACAGTCCCGCGCCGCCGGGATCGCCGCGGCGATCAGCGCGGTCAAGGGCGGTCGGCTGGTGGTGCTGCCCACCGACACCGTCTACGGCATCGGCGCGGACGCGTTCAACCGCGAGGCGGTCGCCGCGCTGCTCGAGGCCAAGGGGCGCGGCCGCGACATGCCGGTCCCGGTGTTGGTGGGCTCCTGGCACACCATCGAGGGGCTGGTGTTCTCGGTGCCGCCGGCGGCGCGCGAGCTCATCCGGGCGTTCTGGCCGGGCGCGCTGAGCCTGGTCGTGCGGCAGGCGCCGTCACTGCAGTGGGACCTCGGCGACGCCTACGGGACCGTGATGCTGCGCATGCCGCTGCACCCGGTGGCCATCGAGGTGCTGCGGGCGGTCGGCCCGATGGCGGTCTCCAGCGCCAACATCTCCGGTCAGCCCGCCGCGGTCACCGCCGAACAGGCCCGAGCGCAGCTCGGCGACCGGGTCGCGGTCTACCTCGACGCCGGCCCCTCGGACCGGCAGGCGGCGTCGACAATCGTCGACCTCACCGGCGCGCATCCGCGGGTGCTGCGCGAGGGCCCGGTCACCGTCGAGGCGATCGCCGAGGTGCTGGGGGTGGAGCCCCCGACGCTGACCGGGTAG
- a CDS encoding homoserine dehydrogenase: MNGDQKPIGVAVLGLGNVGSEVVRIIDESATDLAARIGAPLQLRGIGVRRVSADRGVPVELLTDNIEELVSRDDVDIVVELMGPVEPARKAILTALEQGKSVVTANKALMSVSTGELAQAAEAAHVDLYFEAAVAGAIPVIRPLTQSLAGDTVTRVAGIVNGTTNYILSAMDSTGADYGDALAEASALGYAEADPTADVEGYDAAAKAAILASIAFHTRVTADDVYREGITKVTAADFASARALGCTIKLLAICERLTSDDGHQSVSARVYPALVPLTHPLAAVNGAFNAVVVEAEAAGRLMFYGQGAGGAPTASAVMGDVVMAARNRVQGGRGPRESKYAKLPISPIGDIPTRYYVSMRVADRPGVLAAVATEFGNRSVSIAEVRQEGIDDGGEPRGARLVVVTHKATDAALSETVKALASLDVVQSVDSVIRMEGTSE, from the coding sequence ATGAACGGTGACCAGAAACCCATCGGCGTAGCGGTACTCGGGCTCGGCAACGTCGGCAGCGAGGTGGTGCGCATCATCGACGAGAGCGCCACCGACCTGGCCGCCCGCATCGGCGCGCCGCTGCAGTTGCGCGGCATCGGGGTGCGCCGGGTCTCCGCCGACCGCGGGGTACCGGTCGAGTTGCTCACCGACAACATCGAAGAGCTCGTCTCCCGCGACGACGTCGACATCGTCGTCGAGCTGATGGGCCCGGTGGAGCCGGCCCGGAAAGCCATCCTGACCGCGCTCGAGCAGGGCAAGTCGGTGGTCACCGCCAACAAGGCGCTGATGTCGGTGTCCACCGGCGAGCTGGCCCAGGCCGCCGAGGCCGCCCACGTCGACCTGTACTTCGAGGCCGCGGTGGCCGGTGCCATTCCGGTGATCCGCCCGCTGACGCAGTCCCTGGCCGGGGACACGGTGACCCGGGTCGCCGGCATCGTCAACGGCACCACCAACTACATCCTGTCCGCGATGGACAGCACCGGCGCCGACTACGGCGACGCGCTCGCCGAAGCCAGCGCGCTGGGCTACGCCGAGGCCGACCCGACCGCCGATGTCGAGGGCTACGACGCCGCGGCCAAGGCGGCCATTCTGGCGTCGATCGCCTTCCACACCCGGGTGACCGCCGACGACGTCTACCGCGAGGGCATCACCAAGGTGACCGCGGCCGACTTCGCCTCGGCCCGTGCGCTGGGTTGCACGATCAAACTGCTGGCCATCTGCGAGCGGCTCACCTCCGACGACGGGCACCAGAGCGTTTCGGCGCGCGTGTATCCGGCGCTGGTGCCGCTGACCCATCCGCTGGCCGCGGTCAACGGGGCGTTCAACGCGGTCGTGGTGGAGGCCGAGGCGGCCGGTCGGCTGATGTTCTACGGCCAGGGTGCCGGGGGAGCACCGACCGCCTCGGCGGTGATGGGCGACGTGGTGATGGCCGCGCGCAACCGGGTGCAGGGCGGCCGCGGGCCCCGCGAGTCGAAGTACGCCAAACTGCCGATCTCTCCGATCGGCGACATCCCGACCCGCTACTACGTGAGCATGCGCGTCGCCGACCGGCCCGGCGTATTGGCCGCTGTGGCAACGGAGTTCGGCAACCGCTCGGTCAGCATCGCCGAGGTGCGCCAGGAGGGCATCGACGACGGCGGCGAGCCCCGCGGCGCTCGCCTGGTGGTGGTGACCCACAAGGCCACCGACGCCGCGCTGTCGGAAACCGTGAAGGCATTGGCCAGTCTCGACGTCGTGCAGAGCGTCGACAGCGTCATACGAATGGAAGGCACCAGCGAATGA
- the prmC gene encoding peptide chain release factor N(5)-glutamine methyltransferase translates to MTTLRREIDAAAAALAEAGVASPRTDAELLAAHVLGTDRTGLLFVEAGDDFHDRYWPLITRRAQRMPLQHVIGNTAFGPVTVEVGPGVFTPRPETESLLEWAVAQELSPDPVIVDLCTGSGALALALAKYRPDARIIAIDDSPEALDYARRNLAATRIEVIRADVTTPDLLPELDAQVDLIVANPPYLPDGAELEPEVAQYDPAHALFGGPDGMVVIEAVVRLAFRWLRTGGHCGVEHDDSTSARTVAAFERAGGFVDVTPRRDLTGRPRFVTATRSGERLVS, encoded by the coding sequence ATGACCACACTCCGCCGGGAGATCGACGCCGCCGCGGCGGCGCTCGCCGAGGCCGGCGTCGCGTCACCGCGCACCGACGCCGAGCTGTTGGCGGCGCATGTACTCGGCACCGACCGGACCGGTCTGCTGTTCGTCGAGGCCGGCGACGACTTCCACGACCGGTACTGGCCGCTGATCACCCGCCGCGCGCAGCGCATGCCACTGCAGCACGTCATCGGCAACACGGCGTTCGGTCCGGTTACCGTCGAAGTCGGGCCAGGGGTGTTCACCCCGCGCCCGGAGACCGAGTCGTTGCTGGAATGGGCGGTGGCGCAAGAGCTGTCGCCCGATCCTGTGATCGTCGACCTGTGCACGGGTTCGGGTGCGCTGGCGCTCGCGCTGGCGAAGTACCGCCCCGATGCCCGCATCATCGCGATCGACGACTCGCCCGAGGCGTTGGACTACGCACGGCGAAACCTCGCCGCAACCCGGATCGAGGTGATCCGCGCCGACGTGACCACGCCCGATCTGCTGCCCGAGCTCGACGCGCAGGTGGACCTGATCGTCGCCAACCCGCCCTACCTTCCCGACGGCGCTGAGTTGGAACCCGAAGTGGCCCAGTACGATCCCGCGCACGCCCTGTTCGGCGGCCCGGACGGAATGGTGGTCATCGAGGCCGTGGTACGGCTGGCGTTCCGGTGGCTGCGCACCGGCGGGCACTGCGGTGTCGAACACGACGACAGCACCTCGGCGCGCACCGTCGCCGCCTTCGAGCGGGCCGGCGGTTTCGTCGACGTTACGCCCCGCCGTGACCTGACCGGACGGCCACGGTTCGTCACCGCGACCCGATCCGGTGAGAGGCTGGTGTCGTGA